In Rutidosis leptorrhynchoides isolate AG116_Rl617_1_P2 chromosome 2, CSIRO_AGI_Rlap_v1, whole genome shotgun sequence, one genomic interval encodes:
- the LOC139894639 gene encoding catalase-like, with translation MDPYKYRPSSAYNAPFWTTNSGAPVYNNNNSLTVGTRGPILLEDYHLVEKLANFDRERIPERVVHARGASAKGFFEVTHDISGLTCADFLRAPGVQTPVIVRFSTVIHERGSPETLRDPRGFAVKFYTREGNFDLVGNNFPVFFVRDGMKFPDMVHALKPNPKSHIQEDWRILDFFSHHPESLHMFTFLQDDIGIPQDYRHMEGSGVNTYTLINKAGKAYYVKFHWKPTCGVKSLLEDEAIKIGGANHSHATQDLYDSIMAGNYPEWKLFIQTIDPDHEDRFDFDPLDVTKTWPEDIVPLQPVGRMVLNKNIDNFFAENEQLAFCPAIIVPGVYYSDDKLLQTRIFSYADTQRHRLGPNYLQLPANAPKCAHHNNHHEGFMNFMHRDEEINYFPSRHDPARHAEMYPIPPVRLSGKRDKAVIEKENNFKQPGERYRSFSPDRQERFITRIVGALSDPRVTHEVRTIWISYWSQADKSLGQKIASRLNVKPSY, from the exons ATGGATCCTTACaag TACCGTCCTTCAAGTGCTTACAATGCTCCATTCTGGACTACGAATTCTGGTGCTCCggtttacaacaacaacaactcgtTAACAGTTGGCACAAGAG GCCCAATCCTTCTTGAGGACTACCATTTGGTGGAGAAGCTAGCTAACTTCGATCGTGAACGTATTCCCGAACGCGTTGTCCATGCCAGGGGTGCTAGTGCAAAGGGTTTCTTCGAGGTCACACATGACATTTCTGGTCTCACGTGTGCTGATTTTCTTCGTGCCCCTGGTGTCCAAACTCCCGTTATCGTTCGTTTCTCTACTGTCATCCATGAACGTGGTAGCCCTGAAACTCTCAGAGACCCTCGAGGTTTTGCAGTCAAGTTTTATACCAGAGAG GGTAACTTCGATTTGGTTGGAAACAATTTCCCCGTGTTCTTCGTTCGTGACGGGATGAAATTTCCCGACATGGTTCATGCTCTGAAACCGAACCCGAAGTCACACATCCAAGAGGACTGGAGAATTCTCGACTTTTTCTCGCACCATCCCGAAAGCTTGCACATGTTCACGTTTCTCCAAGATGACATCGGTATACCGCAAGATTACCGACACATGGAAGGTTCCGGAGTCAACACCTACACTCTAATTAACAAAGCCGGCAAAGCGTATTACGTTAAATTCCACTGGAAACCGACTTGTGGCGTTAAAAGTTTGTTGGAGGATGAAGCCATTAAAATTGGAGGAGCTAATCATAGCCATGCAACACAGGACCTGTACGATTCGATTATGGCAGGGAACTATCCAGAATGGAAGCTTTTTATTCAGACCATTGACCCTGATCATGAGGATCGGTTTGACTTTGACCCGCTTGATGTAACCAAGACCTGGCCTGAGGATATTGTACCGTTGCAGCCTGTTGGTCGTATGGTTTTGAACAAGAATATTGATAACTTTTTTGCTGAGAATGAACAGCTTGCATTCTGCCCTGCAATTATTGTACCTGGAGTTTACTATTCTGATGATAAGCTGCTTCAAACTCGTATTTTCTCGTATGCTGACACGCAAAGGCACCGTCTTGGTCCAAACTATTTGCAGCTTCCTGCTAATGCTCCTAAGTGTGCTCATCACAATAATCACCATGAAGGGTTCATGAATTTCATGCACAGAGATGAAGAG ATCAACTACTTCCCTTCAAGACACGATCCTGCTCGTCATGCTGAGATGTACCCTATTCCTCCTGTTAGATTGTCAGGAAAGCGTGATAAG GCTGTGATTGAGAAAGAGAACAACTTTAAGCAGCCAGGAGAGAGATACAGATCCTTTTCTCCAGACAG ACAAGAACGATTCATCACCAGGATTGTTGGTGCTCTGTCTGATCCACGTGTCACTCACGAGGTCCGGACAATTTGGATTTCATACTGGTCACAG
- the LOC139894638 gene encoding catalase-like — MDPYKQRPSSAYNTPFTTTNAGLPVYNNTASLTVGNRGPILLEDYHLVEKLANFTRERIPERIVHARGASAKGFFEVTHDITHLTCADFLRAPGVQTPTIVRFSTVIHERGSPETIRDPRGFATKFYTREGNFDIVGNNFPVFFTRDAMAFPEVIHAFKPNPKSHIQEDWRILDFLSHHPESLNTMTFWLDDLGIPTDYRHIEGSSVNALTLVNKDGKVHYVKFTWKPTCGVKCLTDEEAVKIGGANHSHATQDLYDSIQAGNFPEWKLFMQVIDPDHEDRLDFDPLDGTMVWPEDILPLQPVGRMVLNKNIDNFFNENEMLAFNPGLVVPGIYYSNDKMLQGRIFAYSDTQRHRLGPNYLQLPVNAPKCAHRNNHYDGSMNFMHRDEEVDYHPSRYERTQHAQQYPINSRPVTGVRDRTVIPKANDFKQPGERFRSWDADRQERFIIRMLKMLSDPKVTHELRSIWISYWTQVSSCFPL, encoded by the exons CAACGCCCATCAAGTGCTTACAACACTCCATTCACAACTACAAATGCTGGTTTACCTGTTTACAACAATACTGCATCATTGACTGTTGGCAATAGAG GTCCAATTCTACTTGAGGACTATCACTTGGTTGAAAAACTTGCAAATTTTACGCGTGAGCGAATTCCCGAACGTATTGTTCACGCGCGAGGTGCGAGTGCTAAGGGTTTCTTTGAGGTCACACATGACATCACTCATCTCACTTGCGCCGATTTCCTTCGTGCGCCAGGTGTCCAAACTCCCACAATCGTTCGATTCTCAACTGTCATCCACGAACGTGGAAGCCCCGAAACGATCCGAGACCCTCGTGGTTTCGCAACAAAGTTTTACACTCGAGAGGGTAATTTCGATATTGTTGGAAACAATTTCCCTGTGTTTTTTACTCGTGATGCAATGGCGTTTCCCGAAGTGATTCATGCGTTTAAGCCCAACCCGAAATCGCATATCCAAGAAGACTGGAGAATTCTTGACTTTTTGTCACATCATCCCGAAAGCTTGAACACGATGACGTTTTGGCTCGATGATCTCGGTATCCCAACTGATTACCGACACATAGAAGGGTCGAGTGTTAACGCGTTGACTTTGGTCAACAAAGATGGTAAAGTTCACTATGTGAAATTCACATGGAAACCTACTTGTGGAGTCAAGTGTTTGACCGATGAAGAAGCGGTCAAAATCGGAGGAGCGAATCATAGTCACGCAACTCAAGATCTTTACGACTCGATTCAAGCTGGTAATTTTCCTGAATGGAAGCTGTTTATGCAAGTTATTGATCCGGATCATGAAGACCGTCTTGACTTTGACCCGCTTGATGGGACCATGGTTTGGCCCGAAGATATCTTACCGTTGCAGCCGGTTGGGCGTATGGTTTTGAATAAGAATATTGATAACTTCTTTAATGAGAATGAAATGTTGGCGTTTAACCCGGGCCTTGTTGTCCCTGGTATCTATTACTCGAATGATAAGATGCTCCAGGGTCGTATTTTCGCTTACTCTGATACTCAGAGGCACCGTTTGGGACCAAATTACCTGCAACTCCCAGTGAACGCACCTAAATGCGCTCATCGTAACAATCACTATGATGGAAGTATGAATTTCATGCACAGAGATGAGGag GTTGATTACCATCCTTCGAGGTATGAGCGTACGCAGCACGCTCAGCAGTACCCGATCAATTCTAGACCAGTTACTGGAGTCCGTGATAGG ACTGTTATCCCAAAAGCAAATGATTTCAAGCAGCCAGGAGAAAGATTCAGATCATGGGACGCGGACAG GCAAGAACGATTCATTATCCGAATGCTAAAGATGTTGTCTGACCCAAAAGTCACCCATGAGCTCCGTAGCATCTGGATCTCTTATTGGACCCAGGTTAGTTCATGTTTCCCTCTTTAA